ACCCGAGATTGCGCCGGAGTACGCGGGGCAACTCGTCGGAAGGGGTCAATGGGAAATCTGATCGACATCCGGCAGGTCGTCACCCAGATCCTCGGGTTTCTGATCCTGCTGTGGGGGATGCGGAAGTTCGCCTGGGGTCCGGTCATGAAGGTGCTGGAGGAGCGCCGCGCGAAGATCGCCGGTGAGTTCGCCGCCGCCGACCGGGCGAGGGCCGAAGCCAACGAGTCGAAGGCGCGCTACGAGTCCGAGCTCCGCGGCATCGAGGCCCGAGCGCGCGCCCGCATTCAGGAGGCGATCGCCGAAGGCGAGAAGGTGGCGGGCGAGATTCGCCAGCAGGCGCAGGGCGACGCGGCGGCGCGGCTCGAGCGTGCGCAGGACGAGATCGCTCGCGAGCGCGAGAAGGCCAAGGAGAGCGTCAAGGAGCAGATCATCCACCTCTCCATGCGCACCGCCGAGAAGATCCTGCGCCAGAAACTCGACGACGCGGCGCAGCGGAGGCTGGTGGGTGAGTTCGTCGAAGAGGTGGGCGCCGAGAAATGATGAAGGACACCACGGTCGCCGAGCGCTACGCCCGCGCGCTGTTCATGATCACCGAGCGTCGCGGCGAGACCCGGAAGGCGCTCGAGGATCTCGAG
Above is a window of Candidatus Sulfotelmatobacter sp. DNA encoding:
- the atpF gene encoding F0F1 ATP synthase subunit B — encoded protein: MGNLIDIRQVVTQILGFLILLWGMRKFAWGPVMKVLEERRAKIAGEFAAADRARAEANESKARYESELRGIEARARARIQEAIAEGEKVAGEIRQQAQGDAAARLERAQDEIAREREKAKESVKEQIIHLSMRTAEKILRQKLDDAAQRRLVGEFVEEVGAEK